The following coding sequences are from one Candidatus Borkfalkia ceftriaxoniphila window:
- a CDS encoding beta-L-arabinofuranosidase domain-containing protein: MDFQDYDKPAGKLIAFGYADVKVSEGAFFEAYEECYRYYMAISVDDMLFELRKRVGIANPPAAKTLAGEKGTWYGLGGNVLGQWLQAYARFYAATKRQEVKDKADALVAGLREVTGRDAQLGDGLFMYFLEKYVRGFLDCYVYCENEDAFAMAQSFVRMAMGSPVYTAAKKRLGDNGTMPVPAEIEWYTISESLYRYADIAELRNEREEAEKVRAFAKGFEYPQFWDIFYEGKNLFDYSPLAGQNTAYFHSYSHLNSFNSAAYAYQKSQDPYYLKSIVNFYRFMREKQELMTGGYGPHLEWLMPRTGMINALEFFHDSFETQCCSYAVYRLSDWLMEVTGDAAYGNWPEKLLYNATLASIPMDEAGHVQYYSDLNTDHACKHLHENTWTCCTGTRPLLMNELLRSVYFHRGNDLYVNLYIPSSLDFCGMRVRLKSEYPRGGRVTLCVEKGAGKRKIAFRRPESAASFSVHINGREEKCPVRDGWIFVERAFADGDEIALDLETMPVWSRLEVFGEGVAGLCCGPVALASASSADEVLSALDVGKEAAPQLEKIGPLQYRAKGSDVLFTPYMDYPKGEIYRAYFRYGGKA; encoded by the coding sequence ATGGATTTTCAGGATTACGACAAGCCCGCGGGCAAACTCATCGCGTTCGGGTACGCGGACGTAAAAGTAAGCGAGGGAGCCTTTTTCGAAGCGTACGAGGAATGTTACCGCTATTACATGGCGATCTCCGTCGACGATATGCTGTTCGAACTTCGAAAGCGCGTCGGTATCGCCAATCCGCCCGCGGCGAAGACTCTCGCCGGAGAAAAGGGGACCTGGTACGGACTGGGCGGGAACGTTTTGGGGCAGTGGCTGCAAGCATACGCGCGCTTTTACGCCGCCACGAAACGGCAGGAAGTCAAAGACAAGGCGGACGCGCTCGTTGCGGGGCTTCGGGAAGTTACCGGTCGCGACGCACAGTTGGGCGACGGGTTGTTCATGTACTTTCTGGAAAAATACGTGAGGGGGTTTCTCGACTGCTATGTTTACTGCGAAAACGAAGATGCGTTCGCCATGGCGCAGTCTTTCGTACGCATGGCGATGGGATCCCCCGTCTATACCGCGGCGAAAAAACGTTTGGGCGATAACGGTACCATGCCTGTGCCCGCGGAAATAGAGTGGTACACCATTTCTGAATCGCTCTACCGCTACGCCGATATCGCAGAATTGCGGAACGAGCGGGAAGAGGCGGAAAAAGTGCGCGCCTTTGCAAAGGGTTTCGAGTACCCGCAATTCTGGGATATTTTTTACGAGGGTAAAAATTTATTCGATTATTCCCCGCTCGCGGGGCAGAATACCGCTTATTTTCATTCGTACAGCCATTTGAATTCTTTCAATTCGGCGGCGTATGCGTATCAGAAGAGCCAAGATCCTTACTACTTGAAATCGATCGTCAACTTTTATCGGTTTATGCGCGAAAAGCAGGAATTGATGACGGGCGGTTACGGTCCGCACCTCGAATGGTTGATGCCCCGCACGGGCATGATCAACGCGTTGGAATTTTTTCACGATAGTTTCGAAACGCAGTGCTGTTCGTACGCCGTGTATCGCCTGAGCGACTGGCTCATGGAAGTTACGGGCGACGCCGCGTACGGCAACTGGCCCGAAAAACTTTTATACAACGCCACGCTTGCGAGCATTCCCATGGACGAAGCGGGGCACGTGCAGTATTATTCCGATCTGAATACCGACCATGCCTGCAAGCACCTGCACGAAAATACCTGGACGTGCTGCACGGGCACGCGGCCGCTCCTTATGAACGAACTTCTGCGTTCCGTCTATTTTCATCGGGGAAACGACTTGTACGTCAATCTCTATATTCCCTCGTCGCTGGACTTCTGCGGCATGCGCGTGCGGCTGAAATCGGAATACCCGCGCGGCGGGCGGGTGACGCTCTGCGTGGAGAAAGGCGCGGGAAAGAGGAAGATCGCTTTCCGCCGTCCGGAAAGCGCCGCGTCGTTTTCCGTACATATCAACGGGCGGGAGGAAAAGTGCCCTGTCCGCGACGGCTGGATATTCGTCGAGCGCGCATTTGCCGACGGCGACGAGATCGCGCTGGATCTGGAAACGATGCCTGTTTGGAGCAGGCTGGAAGTTTTCGGCGAGGGAGTCGCGGGGCTTTGCTGCGGACCCGTCGCCTTGGCGAGCGCGTCTTCCGCCGACGAAGTGCTATCCGCTCTCGACGTCGGAAAAGAGGCTGCGCCGCAGTTGGAAAAGATCGGGCCTCTGCAATATAGAGCGAAGGGGAGCGACGTGCTGTTCACGCCGTACATGGATTACCCGAAAGGGGAAATTTACCGCGCGTACTTCCGCTACGGAGGGAAAGCATGA
- a CDS encoding ROK family protein produces MQSTKTNYEMKQYNFQTVFKIIQRYSSISRRELQNLSSLSWGSISSITADMVSNGLIIEKSHKLGYSGRTPKLLTINNQKNRILGIDINVSAITFALCDLGGLVLQSERVRPQELHKSYILSLIDEYIAKYFATYDEIIMIAFSVQGQIDRTENISVSIDKIDGWENVPLRSLFAEKYGRPVYIFHDPDCLLIYTLAKMRNFTDVNNCVALRLSPDGIGFSALIDGNIYKGAGDTGIEIEHTTLVPNGQKCKCGRSGCFYAYCTLEGLSRQYKGGTYEEFLSLIRASETDETSLRIFKNYSYYLAVAVQNLIMLFNPEYLFLNGEMTEYKKLFEKEFYLKLNNNYHSRVFFNSFDTEHPAVGAALLAVSRNLNELLFRD; encoded by the coding sequence ATGCAGTCCACGAAAACCAACTATGAAATGAAGCAATATAATTTTCAGACCGTCTTTAAGATCATTCAGCGATATTCAAGCATTTCGCGGCGCGAATTGCAGAATTTATCCTCATTGAGTTGGGGGAGCATCTCTTCGATCACGGCAGATATGGTGAGCAACGGGCTGATCATCGAAAAATCGCATAAACTGGGATATTCGGGGCGCACACCGAAACTTCTAACCATCAATAACCAAAAAAACAGGATCCTAGGCATCGATATCAATGTTTCGGCTATCACTTTCGCTCTTTGCGATCTGGGCGGACTGGTCCTGCAATCGGAGCGCGTACGTCCGCAGGAGTTGCATAAAAGTTATATTTTATCACTCATTGATGAATATATCGCTAAATATTTCGCCACATACGACGAGATCATCATGATCGCCTTTTCCGTGCAGGGGCAGATCGACCGCACGGAAAATATATCCGTTTCCATCGACAAGATCGATGGCTGGGAAAACGTGCCTCTGCGCTCCCTGTTCGCGGAAAAGTACGGCCGCCCCGTCTACATATTCCACGATCCCGACTGTCTGCTCATATATACGCTCGCAAAAATGCGCAATTTTACCGATGTGAACAACTGCGTCGCCCTGCGGCTGAGCCCCGACGGCATCGGCTTTTCCGCGCTCATTGACGGGAACATATACAAGGGCGCGGGCGATACTGGCATTGAGATCGAGCATACCACCCTCGTTCCCAACGGGCAAAAATGCAAGTGCGGAAGATCGGGATGTTTTTACGCCTACTGTACGCTCGAAGGGCTTTCCCGCCAATATAAGGGCGGCACATACGAAGAGTTTCTGTCGCTCATTCGTGCAAGCGAGACGGACGAAACGAGCCTACGAATTTTTAAAAATTATTCTTATTATCTTGCCGTCGCGGTGCAGAACCTCATCATGTTGTTCAATCCCGAATATCTCTTTCTCAACGGAGAAATGACAGAATATAAAAAACTGTTTGAAAAAGAATTTTATTTGAAACTGAATAACAATTATCACAGCCGCGTGTTCTTCAATTCCTTCGATACTGAGCATCCAGCCGTGGGCGCGGCGCTTTTGGCGGTCAGCCGCAATCTCAACGAACTGCTCTTCCGAGATTGA
- a CDS encoding ROK family protein: protein MKYYFAADIGGTKTAIGLYDEAYNEIYHGKILTEPSEGCEKLLDKLYGMAGRLFEEYPVAGAGIACPGPLDVSRGVVNNTTTLGWYNVPVRRLFSEKFGVEFALLNDCNAGAYGEYVVRNCKNMAYMSISTGIGGGIIVDGKLYNGQGNAAEFGHLYAGGRHLKCGCGREDCLELYASGTAVESEYFRRTGKRLSGVDIAELANIGDEAAVSIYENVAGYIAEAVVDIQKILDPELVVIGGGVAEAEPFRNAAAFQKIGQYGVKVAFSDQAGKQVLLGTIHYIRDFMEIRGIGANETTQEVLRQ from the coding sequence ATGAAATATTATTTCGCCGCGGACATCGGCGGCACCAAAACGGCTATCGGACTTTACGACGAGGCGTACAACGAAATTTATCACGGTAAAATTCTGACGGAGCCTTCCGAGGGGTGCGAAAAACTTCTCGATAAACTGTACGGCATGGCGGGACGCCTGTTTGAGGAATATCCCGTGGCGGGGGCGGGCATCGCCTGCCCCGGGCCGCTGGACGTTTCCCGCGGCGTGGTCAACAATACCACCACGCTGGGCTGGTACAACGTGCCCGTGCGCCGGTTGTTTTCGGAAAAATTCGGTGTGGAGTTCGCCCTGCTCAACGACTGCAACGCGGGCGCTTACGGCGAATACGTCGTGAGAAACTGCAAAAACATGGCGTATATGAGCATCAGCACGGGCATCGGCGGGGGCATCATCGTGGACGGAAAACTGTACAACGGGCAGGGCAACGCCGCGGAATTCGGGCATCTGTACGCCGGCGGCAGGCATCTCAAATGCGGGTGCGGACGTGAGGACTGTCTGGAACTGTACGCCTCGGGCACGGCGGTGGAAAGCGAATATTTTCGCCGTACGGGCAAGCGTTTGAGCGGCGTGGACATTGCGGAACTTGCGAACATCGGCGACGAGGCGGCTGTGAGCATTTACGAAAACGTTGCGGGGTATATCGCGGAGGCGGTCGTGGACATTCAAAAAATCCTCGATCCCGAACTCGTCGTTATCGGCGGGGGCGTCGCCGAGGCGGAGCCGTTCAGAAATGCCGCCGCCTTTCAGAAGATCGGGCAATACGGCGTGAAAGTCGCCTTTTCCGATCAGGCCGGAAAGCAGGTGCTGCTCGGTACCATCCATTATATTCGCGATTTTATGGAAATCAGGGGGATAGGAGCGAATGAAACAACACAAGAAGTTCTTCGGCAGTGA
- a CDS encoding ABC transporter permease subunit, producing MKQHKKFFGSDGLEYALSEPPLKKRVTVSFQKYWLIYLLILPGVVSLIVFAYGPMLLQFIMSFTDYRLIDGIFGSDWVWFANFKSLFTELPEIGRLITNTLVISFYYFIAGFFPSLVLAVMLFDLSSSKLRKVSQTIVYIPYFFSWVIVYGICYGLLSNTGILNSIITGLGGKRVDFLLNANYIRTILVVTYIWKQVGWGTIIYLAAMLSIDVTLYDVAKLDGCGPIRRTFVITLPGIKNITVFLLVLALGGILNGGNTEQILLFYSPATWSKADTIGTWMYREGLRNPDQFSVAAALSFLQATIGMILVLISNKLSTKYAKISIW from the coding sequence ATGAAACAACACAAGAAGTTCTTCGGCAGTGACGGTTTGGAATACGCGCTTTCCGAACCGCCGCTCAAAAAGCGGGTGACTGTCAGTTTTCAAAAATATTGGCTGATCTATTTACTGATATTGCCCGGCGTGGTCTCGCTTATCGTTTTCGCGTACGGACCGATGCTGCTGCAATTTATCATGTCGTTTACCGATTACAGGCTCATCGACGGTATTTTCGGCAGCGATTGGGTGTGGTTTGCCAATTTTAAGTCGCTGTTTACAGAACTTCCCGAAATCGGCAGACTGATCACCAACACGCTCGTCATCAGTTTTTATTATTTCATCGCGGGATTTTTTCCGTCGCTGGTTCTGGCGGTTATGCTGTTCGATCTTTCGTCGAGTAAGCTGAGAAAGGTTTCGCAGACCATCGTCTACATACCTTACTTTTTTTCCTGGGTCATCGTGTACGGTATCTGTTACGGCTTGTTGTCCAACACGGGTATCCTCAATTCCATCATCACGGGCCTTGGCGGCAAACGCGTGGATTTTCTTTTGAACGCCAATTATATCCGCACCATTCTCGTCGTCACCTATATCTGGAAACAGGTGGGCTGGGGCACCATCATTTACCTTGCCGCCATGCTTTCGATCGACGTGACGCTCTACGACGTTGCCAAACTCGACGGCTGCGGCCCCATCCGCCGCACTTTCGTGATCACCCTCCCGGGCATCAAAAACATCACAGTGTTTCTGCTCGTTCTGGCTCTCGGCGGCATTTTGAACGGCGGCAATACCGAACAGATCCTGCTCTTTTACTCGCCCGCGACCTGGTCGAAAGCGGATACCATCGGCACGTGGATGTACCGCGAGGGACTGAGAAATCCCGACCAGTTCAGCGTGGCGGCGGCTCTCTCGTTTTTGCAGGCGACCATCGGCATGATCCTCGTGCTCATCTCCAACAAACTGTCCACGAAATATGCGAAGATCAGCATCTGGTAA
- a CDS encoding class II D-tagatose-bisphosphate aldolase non-catalytic subunit, which yields MKNDMTITQMMRASEKLKKQGQRFTHLGIGPMSENLLRAALELSKEKDFPLILIASRNQVDGDEFGGGYVCGFDQKRFVAKTNEIAEEIGYDNLCYFCRDHGGPWQRDKERAGRLPVNEAMKIAKRSYIEDIESGFHLLHIDPTKDPFCGKVVPLDLVLHRTLELIETVEAKRKELGIEGVAYEVGTEETMGGLISAEAFEGFIRELKAKLSERNLPMPLFVVGQTGTLTRLTSNVGSYDRATAGALGRIVEKYGTGLKEHNGDYLSNEILLEHPIIGVTAMNVAPEFGLVETEALLELCATEEKFTEEKKRSNVKAIVSKYAIGGERWRKWMVGGKREASVKEIAANAEDVALITKMCGHYTLNEPEVKEALSKLYGNLSALGLNGHTYVVKKIKDSIDRYVYCFNLYGLTTKLRNVL from the coding sequence ATGAAAAACGATATGACCATAACGCAGATGATGCGCGCGTCGGAGAAACTGAAAAAACAGGGACAGCGGTTCACGCATCTGGGCATCGGCCCCATGTCGGAAAATTTACTGCGCGCGGCGCTGGAACTTTCCAAAGAAAAAGACTTTCCGCTTATCCTCATAGCGAGCCGCAATCAAGTGGACGGGGACGAATTCGGCGGCGGGTATGTGTGCGGATTCGATCAGAAACGATTTGTGGCAAAGACAAACGAGATCGCCGAGGAAATAGGTTACGACAACCTCTGCTATTTTTGCCGCGACCACGGCGGACCGTGGCAGCGTGACAAGGAACGCGCCGGCCGTCTGCCCGTAAACGAAGCGATGAAGATCGCCAAACGCTCGTACATAGAGGATATCGAGAGCGGGTTTCACCTTTTGCATATCGACCCGACGAAAGATCCGTTTTGCGGCAAGGTCGTGCCGCTCGATCTGGTATTGCACCGCACGCTGGAACTCATCGAAACGGTGGAAGCAAAGAGAAAGGAGTTGGGCATTGAGGGCGTCGCGTACGAAGTCGGCACGGAAGAAACGATGGGCGGACTGATCAGCGCGGAAGCGTTCGAGGGATTTATTCGCGAACTGAAAGCGAAACTGAGCGAGCGGAACTTACCCATGCCGCTTTTCGTGGTGGGGCAGACGGGTACGCTGACGCGGCTGACGTCGAACGTGGGAAGTTACGACAGGGCTACGGCGGGCGCGCTGGGCCGCATCGTGGAAAAATACGGCACGGGGCTGAAAGAGCACAACGGGGATTATCTTTCCAACGAAATTCTTTTAGAACACCCGATCATCGGCGTGACGGCGATGAACGTGGCGCCCGAATTCGGGTTGGTGGAGACCGAAGCGCTCTTGGAACTGTGCGCGACGGAAGAGAAATTTACCGAGGAGAAAAAACGCTCGAACGTGAAAGCGATCGTGTCGAAATACGCGATCGGCGGAGAACGCTGGCGCAAGTGGATGGTGGGCGGAAAACGGGAAGCGAGCGTAAAGGAGATCGCCGCAAATGCGGAGGATGTAGCGCTCATCACGAAAATGTGCGGTCATTATACGCTCAACGAGCCGGAAGTGAAAGAGGCGCTTTCCAAACTGTACGGAAACCTTTCCGCGCTCGGTTTAAACGGTCATACCTACGTCGTCAAGAAGATCAAGGACAGCATCGACCGCTACGTTTACTGTTTCAACCTCTACGGTCTGACCACGAAGTTAAGGAACGTTCTATGA
- a CDS encoding carbohydrate ABC transporter permease, translating to MENNRVGLLSKIKRAMRRERWNAERYYQIFLYVFIFLLSLVCLYPLVYVLSASLMSVSEWQARGGVFLVPHRPTLEAYKFVLSQHQLYQSLGVSVARTVVGAVLSVVTCALTGYALSRNDFFGKKPLSVLLFITLIYYGGLIPSYLVIEQMGLLNTFWVFVIPSMLGGWNALVFRQTFQGVPPEIEESAMVDGASPLRILWSILLPMNMPTVAVILLFSAVGQWNSWFDASMYIDSSNASLTPLQLFLQRVFAEQKPDSGQATLLNVETQKMAVAVIGIVPILCVYPFFQKYFTKGVYVGAVKG from the coding sequence ATGGAAAACAACAGGGTAGGCCTTTTATCGAAAATAAAACGCGCCATGCGCCGCGAGCGCTGGAACGCAGAGCGGTATTATCAGATTTTTTTATACGTCTTTATTTTTCTGCTTTCGCTCGTATGCCTATATCCGCTCGTATACGTTTTGAGCGCCTCGCTGATGAGTGTTTCCGAATGGCAGGCGCGCGGCGGCGTGTTTCTGGTGCCGCACCGCCCCACGCTGGAAGCGTATAAATTCGTACTGTCCCAGCACCAGTTGTACCAGTCTTTGGGCGTGAGCGTCGCGAGGACGGTTGTGGGCGCGGTCCTTTCCGTCGTCACCTGCGCTTTGACGGGCTATGCGCTCTCCCGAAATGACTTTTTCGGAAAAAAGCCGCTGTCTGTGCTGCTCTTTATCACCCTCATCTATTACGGAGGGTTGATCCCGAGTTATCTCGTCATCGAGCAGATGGGGCTTTTGAACACCTTCTGGGTATTCGTTATTCCCTCCATGCTGGGCGGCTGGAACGCGCTCGTGTTCCGCCAGACGTTCCAGGGCGTTCCCCCCGAGATAGAGGAGTCCGCCATGGTGGACGGCGCGTCGCCGCTGCGCATATTGTGGTCCATTCTGTTACCCATGAATATGCCCACGGTGGCGGTCATACTGCTCTTTTCGGCGGTGGGGCAGTGGAATTCCTGGTTCGACGCGTCGATGTATATCGATTCGTCCAACGCGTCGCTCACGCCTCTGCAACTCTTTTTGCAGCGCGTGTTTGCGGAACAAAAGCCCGATTCGGGGCAGGCGACCCTCTTAAACGTGGAAACACAGAAAATGGCGGTCGCCGTGATCGGTATCGTTCCTATCCTCTGCGTATACCCTTTCTTTCAGAAATACTTTACAAAGGGCGTGTACGTCGGAGCGGTCAAGGGATAA
- a CDS encoding DNA polymerase Y family protein, with translation MRTILHSDLNNFYASVEILRHPELKETPVVVCGSKEDRHGIVLAKNGIAKKSGIRTGDVYWQAKQKCPNVVEIPADFTAYLRVSKEVRKIYERYTDRVEAFGIDECWLDVSESANLFGGGKKIAEEIRAAVKKEIGITVSVGVSWNKIFAKLGSDMKKPDAVTEITEENYRDLVWRMPVEELLYVGRATKNKLNRRGVYTIGQLANTGEALLSDWLGKWGRYLYVFANGLDCSPVVKREEEQNIKSIGNSLTNYRDLKNDEDVRMLILLLSDSVAARLRESTFSKARTVHLIVTDSSLVHYSKQGKMSLPSRSATDIADCAYELFRAVFPWNYPVRAVSVSVSDFIGPIEQMNLFTDILSEQKAERLENTIDRLRKRYGNNVIQRAAILKDERLKKTDIKGEHVIHPENFFGKT, from the coding sequence GTGAGGACGATATTGCACAGCGATCTCAACAATTTTTACGCTTCGGTGGAAATTCTGCGGCATCCCGAACTCAAAGAAACGCCCGTCGTCGTGTGCGGCAGCAAAGAGGACAGGCACGGCATTGTGCTCGCCAAAAACGGTATCGCCAAAAAAAGCGGCATCCGCACGGGCGACGTGTATTGGCAGGCAAAGCAGAAATGCCCGAACGTCGTCGAGATCCCCGCCGATTTTACAGCATATCTGCGCGTATCCAAGGAAGTGCGCAAAATTTACGAGCGCTACACCGACCGCGTGGAGGCGTTCGGCATTGACGAGTGCTGGCTCGACGTTTCGGAATCGGCAAACCTGTTCGGCGGCGGGAAAAAGATCGCCGAAGAGATACGCGCCGCCGTGAAAAAGGAGATCGGCATTACGGTCAGCGTGGGCGTGAGTTGGAATAAGATTTTCGCAAAACTCGGTTCCGACATGAAAAAGCCCGACGCGGTGACGGAGATCACCGAGGAAAACTACCGCGACCTCGTATGGCGCATGCCCGTCGAAGAACTGCTGTACGTCGGTCGGGCGACCAAAAACAAACTCAACAGGCGCGGCGTTTACACCATCGGACAACTCGCCAACACCGGCGAGGCGCTGCTTTCCGATTGGCTTGGCAAATGGGGGAGGTATCTTTACGTATTCGCAAACGGCCTCGACTGCTCGCCCGTCGTAAAAAGGGAAGAGGAACAGAACATCAAGAGCATCGGCAATAGCCTGACGAACTACCGCGATCTGAAAAACGACGAGGACGTTCGGATGCTCATTCTTCTCTTGTCCGATTCGGTGGCGGCGCGCCTTCGGGAAAGCACGTTCAGCAAGGCCCGCACGGTGCATCTGATCGTGACGGACTCTTCGCTCGTACATTATTCCAAGCAGGGAAAAATGTCCCTGCCGTCGCGCTCCGCGACTGATATCGCCGACTGCGCATACGAACTGTTCCGCGCGGTATTTCCCTGGAATTATCCCGTGCGCGCCGTCAGCGTGTCGGTTTCCGATTTTATAGGGCCGATCGAGCAGATGAATCTGTTTACGGATATATTAAGCGAACAGAAAGCAGAGCGGTTGGAAAACACCATAGACCGCCTGCGCAAACGCTACGGCAACAACGTGATCCAGCGCGCCGCCATTTTAAAGGACGAGCGGCTGAAAAAAACGGATATCAAGGGCGAACACGTCATCCATCCCGAAAATTTCTTCGGGAAGACGTAA
- a CDS encoding beta-L-arabinofuranosidase domain-containing protein — MKKTAIFLACALIAALLVGCAPEESKEKSDNPLMENRVKLLEFDYGDVTLTDGIFKDTYESAADYYLGLSVDDMLYGQRKAVLLDTGAGKDLGGFGAGGNVLGQWIQGNARYCAALGTPELKARVTELCDGLYEISKVSPLFNDGKSMYSFEKYLRGCLDLYTLCGLEKGLEMAQRMVDAVKNDPAYANAEKRLGDNGSASNPQEIEWYTIAESLYAFADALKAAGRPAAEVKEYARFAAEFEYKEFWNIFYENKNFYDYRPVSGQNIQHFHAYSHLNSFNSAGAAYGWSGNDYYVDSMIKFYDFMRAEQESAPGGYGAHTEWLLPREDMVDALQKYHDSYENQCDTYAVYRLGNKLAGYTGEAKYGDWSEKLLYNSTIASLETEDGYAFYYSDFSSAGGQKNLRYDWRWACCAGSRPLTVNEVLKTIYYQDTRNLYVNLFVNSKAEMKNAAGGTIVLTQQSDFPESDTIVFTVEPEQPSDFSVKFRKPEWLSGKAQAKVNGQAVGLSEDECGWLVLSRTWEKGDTIELTLPSSLTVSKMEYEADYGKEGVFAIMHGPVALAASMQNPLKDPADVLDGNGDIAAQLKEEGPLAYTALADETLAVKPFYRYKKQELYFLYMNLYQY; from the coding sequence ATGAAAAAAACAGCGATTTTTCTGGCGTGCGCGTTGATCGCCGCCCTCTTGGTCGGCTGCGCGCCCGAAGAAAGCAAGGAAAAGAGCGACAATCCCCTCATGGAAAACCGCGTGAAACTGCTCGAATTCGATTACGGCGACGTGACGCTCACCGACGGTATATTCAAGGACACCTACGAATCCGCGGCGGATTACTATTTGGGACTCAGCGTGGACGATATGCTGTACGGCCAGCGCAAGGCGGTGCTTCTGGATACGGGCGCGGGCAAAGATCTCGGCGGGTTCGGCGCGGGCGGCAACGTTTTGGGGCAGTGGATCCAGGGCAATGCCCGCTACTGCGCGGCGCTGGGCACGCCCGAACTCAAAGCGCGCGTTACGGAACTTTGCGACGGACTGTACGAGATCTCGAAAGTTTCGCCCCTGTTCAACGACGGGAAATCCATGTACAGTTTCGAAAAGTATCTGCGAGGCTGTCTGGACCTGTATACCCTCTGCGGTCTGGAAAAGGGGTTGGAAATGGCGCAGCGCATGGTGGACGCGGTGAAAAACGACCCCGCGTACGCGAACGCCGAAAAACGCTTGGGGGATAACGGTTCCGCGAGCAACCCGCAGGAAATCGAGTGGTACACCATCGCCGAATCTCTGTACGCCTTTGCGGACGCGTTGAAAGCCGCGGGGCGTCCCGCCGCAGAAGTCAAGGAATACGCCCGCTTTGCCGCCGAATTCGAGTATAAAGAATTCTGGAACATCTTCTACGAAAACAAAAACTTCTACGATTACCGCCCCGTTTCGGGGCAGAATATCCAGCATTTCCACGCGTACAGTCATCTGAATTCTTTCAATTCCGCGGGAGCGGCGTACGGTTGGAGCGGCAACGATTATTACGTCGATTCCATGATCAAATTTTACGATTTCATGCGCGCGGAACAGGAATCCGCTCCCGGCGGCTACGGCGCGCACACCGAATGGCTGCTGCCGCGCGAGGATATGGTGGATGCCCTGCAAAAATATCACGACAGTTATGAAAACCAGTGCGACACGTACGCCGTGTACCGCCTAGGCAACAAACTGGCGGGCTACACAGGCGAGGCGAAATACGGGGATTGGAGCGAAAAACTCTTATACAATTCCACGATCGCCTCGCTGGAAACGGAGGACGGCTACGCCTTCTATTATTCGGATTTCAGTTCGGCGGGCGGGCAGAAAAACCTGCGTTACGACTGGCGCTGGGCGTGCTGCGCGGGCTCGCGGCCGCTCACGGTGAACGAGGTGCTCAAAACCATCTACTATCAGGACACCCGAAATCTGTACGTCAATCTTTTCGTCAATTCCAAAGCGGAGATGAAAAACGCCGCGGGCGGCACGATCGTATTGACGCAGCAATCGGATTTTCCCGAGAGCGACACGATCGTCTTTACCGTAGAACCCGAACAGCCGTCCGATTTTTCCGTCAAGTTCCGTAAGCCCGAATGGCTTTCGGGCAAGGCGCAGGCAAAAGTCAACGGGCAGGCGGTCGGGCTTTCGGAGGACGAATGCGGCTGGCTGGTCCTCAGCCGCACCTGGGAAAAGGGCGACACGATAGAACTGACGCTGCCTTCTTCCCTGACCGTGAGCAAAATGGAATACGAGGCGGACTACGGCAAGGAAGGCGTGTTCGCGATCATGCACGGTCCCGTCGCATTGGCGGCTTCCATGCAGAACCCTTTGAAAGACCCCGCCGACGTATTGGACGGCAACGGCGATATCGCGGCGCAGCTCAAAGAGGAAGGACCTCTCGCCTATACGGCGCTTGCGGACGAAACGCTCGCCGTCAAACCCTTCTATCGCTATAAAAAACAGGAACTTTACTTCCTGTACATGAATCTATATCAATATTAA